A single genomic interval of uncultured Sphaerochaeta sp. harbors:
- a CDS encoding glycerophosphodiester phosphodiesterase has product MKIFAHRGYSGFYPENTMLAFQKAWEAGSDGIELDVQLTKDGELVVIHDETLDRTTDHTGRVCDYTLEELKTCNAAAKSQLANTFMTIPTFEEYCTWVATTNLVTNIEIKSSVIYYPEIEEKTLEMVSRYQLEERTLISSFNHLSLCAVKAIAPSILCGALVPETGLVNAGHAAQKFGFECFHPPYCTMSKEAVQECHDHQIQVNVWTVNTMHELIDCYNWGCDGVFTNYPDVCRAFVEKQITIQHAFVDAQENS; this is encoded by the coding sequence GTGAAGATTTTCGCCCACCGAGGGTATAGTGGGTTTTACCCAGAGAACACCATGCTTGCTTTCCAGAAGGCCTGGGAAGCAGGCAGTGATGGCATTGAACTCGATGTCCAACTGACCAAGGACGGTGAGTTGGTGGTAATCCATGATGAAACCCTTGATAGAACCACAGACCACACAGGACGCGTTTGTGACTATACACTGGAAGAACTGAAAACGTGTAATGCAGCTGCAAAGAGCCAACTAGCAAATACATTCATGACCATCCCCACCTTTGAGGAGTACTGCACATGGGTGGCAACCACAAATCTGGTTACCAACATCGAAATCAAGAGCAGTGTCATTTATTACCCTGAGATTGAGGAGAAGACCCTGGAGATGGTAAGCCGTTACCAGCTGGAAGAGAGAACCCTGATCTCCTCTTTCAACCATCTCAGTTTATGTGCCGTGAAGGCTATTGCCCCTTCCATCCTGTGTGGAGCTCTTGTTCCTGAGACCGGGTTGGTCAATGCAGGTCATGCTGCCCAGAAGTTTGGGTTTGAGTGTTTCCACCCACCTTACTGCACCATGAGCAAGGAGGCAGTACAGGAGTGTCACGATCACCAGATTCAGGTTAATGTCTGGACGGTAAACACCATGCATGAACTTATAGACTGCTACAATTGGGGATGTGATGGCGTTTTCACCAATTACCCTGATGTGTGCAGGGCGTTTGTGGAAAAACAGATAACTATACAACATGCGTTTGTGGATGCGCAGGAAAACAGCTGA
- a CDS encoding TRAP transporter large permease — protein sequence MIAYLPIILVFILYFSSIPIAYALFGSSLFYFAVIDTSSPVDLILQKFVTSTQSFPLLAIPFFVMAGSIMNYAGISKKLMQFADVLTGHMAGGMAQVNVLLSLLMGGVSGSANADAAMQSKMLVPEMEKRGYDRAFSTAITAASSAVTPVIPPGINLIIYALIANASVGRMFAAGYVPGLIMTISLMVTVSIISKRRGYQPVREKKAGTKEVVHQLRDSIWALLFPFGIIAGLRIGMFTPSEAGAVAVLYCIIVGKFIYKELRKEHIIPVLRETIFGTSGVVLIIVSASVFGYYLNWERIPQAMASGLLTITQNKYLMLMIINVLFLVMGMFLEGGAAMIILAPLLVPVVTQLGIDVIHFGLICIVNIMIGGLTPPFGSMMFTCCSITRCSLQDFVKEVIPFIVALLISLILVTYIPIITLIVPNLLYGVA from the coding sequence ATGATTGCCTACCTCCCCATCATCCTGGTATTCATCCTGTACTTCTCAAGCATTCCCATCGCCTATGCACTGTTTGGGTCCTCACTCTTCTACTTTGCGGTAATCGATACCAGCAGTCCGGTTGACTTGATCCTCCAGAAGTTTGTCACCAGTACCCAATCCTTCCCGCTTCTAGCCATCCCCTTCTTTGTAATGGCAGGATCGATCATGAACTATGCTGGTATCAGCAAGAAATTGATGCAGTTCGCTGATGTCCTTACCGGCCATATGGCAGGAGGCATGGCGCAGGTCAATGTACTGTTGAGCCTGCTTATGGGAGGGGTTTCCGGTTCAGCAAATGCTGACGCGGCAATGCAGAGCAAGATGCTGGTTCCCGAGATGGAAAAAAGAGGGTACGACAGGGCATTCTCTACAGCGATTACCGCTGCATCCTCTGCTGTCACTCCGGTCATTCCACCTGGGATCAACCTGATCATCTATGCCTTGATCGCCAATGCATCGGTTGGACGGATGTTTGCTGCAGGATATGTCCCTGGCCTGATTATGACCATCAGCTTGATGGTGACTGTCTCCATCATCTCAAAGCGTCGTGGCTACCAGCCTGTACGAGAGAAGAAAGCTGGGACAAAGGAAGTTGTTCATCAGCTTCGCGATTCCATATGGGCCCTGCTCTTCCCCTTTGGTATCATTGCAGGACTTCGAATCGGCATGTTTACTCCTTCCGAGGCTGGAGCAGTAGCAGTGCTGTACTGCATCATCGTAGGAAAGTTTATCTACAAGGAACTGAGAAAGGAACACATCATCCCTGTATTAAGAGAAACCATCTTTGGAACCAGCGGTGTAGTTCTGATCATCGTCTCTGCCTCTGTCTTTGGATACTACCTGAACTGGGAACGCATCCCTCAGGCAATGGCAAGTGGACTGCTTACCATCACCCAGAATAAGTACCTGATGCTGATGATCATCAACGTCCTCTTCCTTGTAATGGGAATGTTCCTTGAGGGAGGAGCTGCAATGATCATTCTCGCTCCCTTGCTCGTGCCGGTGGTGACCCAGCTCGGTATTGATGTTATCCATTTTGGTTTGATCTGCATTGTGAATATCATGATCGGAGGACTTACACCCCCATTCGGTTCAATGATGTTTACCTGCTGCAGCATCACCCGATGCAGTTTGCAGGATTTCGTGAAGGAGGTCATTCCTTTCATTGTTGCCCTGCTGATCTCACTGATTCTTGTAACGTATATTCCCATTATCACCCTCATCGTGCCTAACTTGCTCTATGGGGTTGCCTGA
- a CDS encoding TRAP transporter small permease: MHQAVKKVLSNLELVIASAAIIVTTVLVMLNVFTRYFLKTGIYWSEEVATACFVWSVFIGAAAGYKHRAHVGVDMLVNLCPPKTKKTITIIVDLVLLLINGYITYIAVIYLSLSYKKPTPVLGISTAYISSSILVSFALTTIYSIYFLVKDIKQPAQGGTT; encoded by the coding sequence ATGCACCAAGCCGTAAAGAAAGTGCTATCCAACCTTGAGCTCGTCATCGCCAGTGCTGCCATTATTGTCACCACTGTCTTGGTCATGCTCAATGTCTTCACGCGCTACTTCCTGAAAACCGGCATTTACTGGTCAGAGGAAGTTGCAACCGCCTGCTTTGTCTGGTCGGTCTTCATAGGCGCTGCCGCAGGATACAAGCATCGAGCCCATGTAGGTGTCGATATGCTGGTCAATCTCTGCCCCCCTAAAACAAAGAAAACAATCACCATCATCGTTGATCTTGTCCTACTGTTGATCAATGGATATATAACCTATATTGCAGTCATTTATCTCTCGCTCTCCTATAAGAAACCCACACCGGTACTGGGAATTTCGACTGCATACATCAGTTCATCGATTCTCGTCAGCTTTGCACTGACAACCATCTATTCAATCTATTTCCTGGTCAAGGATATTAAACAGCCTGCACAAGGAGGTACCACATGA
- the dctP gene encoding TRAP transporter substrate-binding protein DctP — translation MLKELEEKHRIKVLALDYIFGFRNMKTNKVITTPADLQGMKIRTPGSQLFIDTINAMGATATPLGFSETLSAVQQGVVDGLEGTMDAYGSNGSAEVAKNMALTQHFLGTCGVYINVDVFNAIPEEYQTIIEEEFTAGAKHMIGEISNNYEATKAKLEAQGNKFNEVDSAAFAATVTSVYENMKGVTPGIYQILQDELAKMPK, via the coding sequence ATGCTGAAAGAACTGGAAGAGAAGCACAGAATCAAGGTTTTGGCTCTGGATTATATCTTCGGTTTCAGGAACATGAAGACCAACAAGGTCATCACCACCCCTGCTGATCTCCAGGGAATGAAAATCAGGACTCCTGGAAGCCAGTTGTTCATCGATACCATCAATGCAATGGGTGCAACCGCTACCCCCCTCGGGTTCAGCGAAACCCTCAGCGCAGTACAGCAGGGTGTTGTTGACGGCCTGGAAGGCACCATGGATGCGTATGGGTCCAATGGTAGTGCTGAAGTTGCCAAGAACATGGCTCTTACCCAGCATTTCCTCGGAACTTGTGGTGTATACATCAATGTTGATGTCTTCAACGCAATTCCTGAAGAGTATCAGACCATTATCGAGGAAGAGTTCACCGCTGGTGCAAAGCACATGATCGGTGAGATTTCCAACAATTATGAGGCCACAAAAGCAAAACTCGAGGCTCAAGGCAACAAGTTCAACGAAGTTGACTCTGCTGCATTTGCTGCCACTGTTACCAGCGTCTACGAGAACATGAAGGGTGTCACTCCTGGCATCTATCAGATTCTGCAGGACGAATTGGCCAAGATGCCCAAGTAA
- a CDS encoding substrate-binding domain-containing protein: protein MGKNNIYSEIYSELLEQLQSPIYKVGDEIPSASKLAEQFSVSRPTVHKALKQLQNEGVIESRVGSGSFLLKKPVQDEVVPLFGLIFPLLRMEGFFGNVAKAIAEYSKRFNYNIIFGGQVPQGSIDLYSLEHMTDYYIEQNVDGVFIAPVELASNSKTTNDLILKKLEAAGIPVVVIDCATECFPMSFNNDIISIDNFRAGYTLAEYMLKNGSDRIDFCTLPHFGQAVLLRWKGIQSALVDHGIMPQESWFHNLTMEEELGVKLKNSGASNIICSNDYVAAKVLRALQRRSFSIPKDFRIAGFDGSKLAEEIYPSITTIVQPCHEIAVLAVQTMLARLSFPEKPVSQVLTNFSLRLGGST from the coding sequence ATGGGAAAAAATAATATTTATTCAGAAATATATTCCGAATTACTTGAACAGTTGCAAAGTCCTATCTATAAAGTAGGCGATGAAATTCCTTCGGCTTCAAAATTGGCAGAACAATTTTCTGTTTCAAGACCAACGGTGCATAAAGCATTAAAACAACTACAAAATGAAGGAGTCATAGAAAGTCGTGTGGGTTCTGGGTCATTTTTATTAAAAAAACCGGTTCAAGACGAAGTTGTTCCCTTGTTTGGTTTGATTTTCCCACTTCTTCGCATGGAAGGCTTTTTTGGGAATGTAGCTAAGGCAATCGCTGAGTATTCTAAGAGGTTTAATTATAATATAATTTTTGGAGGACAAGTTCCACAAGGTTCCATTGATTTATATAGCCTTGAACATATGACTGATTATTATATTGAACAGAATGTGGATGGCGTATTCATTGCTCCAGTTGAGTTGGCCAGTAACAGTAAAACTACAAATGACTTAATCCTTAAAAAGCTGGAAGCAGCTGGTATTCCTGTAGTAGTGATTGACTGTGCTACAGAGTGTTTCCCAATGAGTTTTAATAATGATATTATTTCAATTGATAATTTTCGTGCTGGTTATACACTCGCAGAGTACATGCTTAAAAATGGCTCTGATAGAATTGATTTTTGTACACTTCCACATTTTGGACAAGCAGTTTTGCTCCGATGGAAAGGGATTCAGAGTGCACTAGTTGATCATGGAATCATGCCTCAAGAATCATGGTTTCATAACCTTACAATGGAAGAAGAGCTTGGGGTAAAACTAAAGAACAGTGGAGCTTCGAATATTATATGTTCGAATGATTATGTCGCTGCAAAAGTACTTAGAGCACTCCAGAGAAGATCTTTTTCGATACCAAAGGATTTTAGAATTGCAGGGTTTGATGGCTCTAAACTGGCGGAGGAAATCTATCCTTCTATCACAACAATTGTACAACCGTGCCATGAGATTGCAGTTTTAGCTGTTCAAACAATGCTTGCCAGACTGAGTTTTCCTGAAAAACCAGTTAGCCAAGTTCTTACAAACTTTTCTTTGAGACTTGGCGGCTCCACATAA
- a CDS encoding transketolase: MDGKRVKELRLIAQDLRIRGLEMVREAKSGHIGGAFSLSEILTVLYFETMRIDPERPDWEDRDRLVMSKGHATVALYPTLAKRGFFADERLKLFRKIEGHMSGHAEMSVPGVDMSTGSLGQGFSAAVGMALGAKISGRSFSVYSILGDGEIQEGQIWEAAMFSASIGLDNLIAILDYNKVQLDGTITEVQNSGPPDAKFEGFGFNVLSIDGHSIEQIINAINTAKRVKGKPTIIIANTIKGKGISFMEGKSAWHGKVPNDELFEKAFDELRLKRNELEAIDG; encoded by the coding sequence ATGGATGGAAAACGCGTAAAGGAATTAAGGCTTATCGCACAAGACTTGAGAATTCGAGGTCTTGAAATGGTAAGAGAAGCAAAGTCAGGGCATATAGGAGGAGCTTTCTCTTTGTCTGAAATATTGACAGTTCTATATTTTGAAACTATGAGAATCGACCCTGAACGACCAGATTGGGAAGATCGTGACAGGTTAGTGATGTCGAAAGGCCATGCAACTGTTGCTCTTTATCCGACTCTGGCAAAAAGAGGTTTTTTCGCAGATGAAAGATTGAAATTATTTAGAAAAATTGAAGGTCATATGTCTGGACACGCAGAAATGAGTGTTCCAGGTGTAGATATGTCAACAGGTTCATTAGGACAGGGTTTCTCAGCTGCAGTTGGTATGGCTTTAGGCGCTAAGATTTCGGGTCGTTCCTTTTCTGTATATTCAATTCTTGGTGATGGAGAAATTCAAGAAGGGCAAATATGGGAAGCCGCGATGTTCTCCGCCTCAATAGGGCTCGATAACTTAATAGCCATATTGGACTATAACAAGGTTCAATTGGATGGGACTATAACAGAGGTCCAAAATTCAGGTCCTCCAGATGCTAAATTCGAAGGATTTGGATTCAATGTTCTATCTATTGATGGACACTCAATTGAACAGATTATTAATGCCATAAATACGGCAAAAAGAGTTAAAGGAAAACCAACAATTATTATTGCAAATACTATCAAAGGGAAAGGAATTTCTTTTATGGAAGGAAAATCTGCTTGGCATGGCAAGGTTCCTAATGATGAGTTGTTTGAAAAGGCGTTTGATGAATTGAGATTAAAGAGAAATGAGTTGGAGGCTATAGATGGCTGA
- a CDS encoding transketolase family protein — translation MAEKIATRHAYGQALAELGKKENILALDADVSTCTMSCDFGREYPHRFINVGIAEANMVGIAAGLSTLGYIPFVHSFAMFSAGRCFEQIRNSLAYPKLNVKVVGTHAGLSVGEDGATHQCLEDIGIMRTIPGMIVVHPCDGYETKKAVEAIALHKGPCYLRLGRAALDIVTGKDDYSFELGKAVTMKDGSDATIIAVGMMVQAALKAAETLEEDGISVRVLNMHTIKPIDTEAIIKAAKETGVIITAEEHNIIGGLGSAVTETVTEFFPVPVFRLGSNDTFGQSGNAEQLMDFYGLTDLGVIEMVKKGLRSKNYLKDVNNK, via the coding sequence ATGGCTGAAAAAATTGCAACACGACATGCTTATGGACAGGCCCTTGCTGAACTAGGGAAAAAAGAAAATATTTTGGCTCTCGATGCCGATGTTTCAACGTGTACTATGTCCTGTGATTTTGGACGAGAATATCCCCACCGGTTTATAAATGTAGGGATTGCGGAAGCAAACATGGTTGGAATTGCTGCAGGCCTGTCTACGTTGGGGTATATTCCTTTTGTGCATTCATTCGCAATGTTTTCAGCTGGTAGATGTTTCGAGCAGATTCGAAATTCATTGGCATATCCAAAGTTGAATGTAAAGGTAGTTGGTACCCATGCTGGGCTATCTGTAGGAGAAGATGGAGCCACTCATCAATGTCTTGAAGATATTGGAATCATGCGAACAATTCCTGGAATGATAGTTGTACACCCTTGTGATGGATATGAAACTAAGAAAGCTGTAGAGGCAATTGCTTTGCATAAAGGACCTTGCTATCTACGATTAGGACGTGCCGCCTTGGATATTGTCACAGGGAAAGATGACTACTCCTTTGAACTTGGGAAGGCAGTAACGATGAAGGATGGTAGTGATGCTACAATCATTGCGGTTGGTATGATGGTTCAAGCTGCTTTAAAAGCTGCAGAAACTCTTGAAGAGGACGGGATTTCTGTTCGTGTACTAAATATGCATACAATCAAGCCGATTGACACTGAGGCAATAATCAAAGCAGCGAAGGAGACAGGTGTCATTATTACAGCTGAGGAGCATAATATTATTGGTGGGTTGGGAAGTGCTGTAACAGAGACAGTCACAGAATTTTTTCCTGTACCTGTATTCCGCTTAGGAAGTAATGATACGTTCGGACAGTCTGGTAATGCAGAACAGCTTATGGACTTCTATGGGTTGACAGATTTGGGTGTCATAGAGATGGTAAAAAAAGGATTGCGTTCAAAAAACTATCTAAAAGATGTAAATAATAAGTAA
- a CDS encoding ABC transporter substrate-binding protein, with amino-acid sequence MMRKLLAVLLVATLLTTGLIAQGAAEKSGEVTLDKVGVTMQTLANPFFVEMVKGVEQAAKEINPDCDVISLSGDNDLGKQTTQIDDLISAGVDLIVLNAVNHEGIGPAVKRAKEAGIVVVAADVGAVGADFVIQSDNWQAGRQAGQYIADRLNGEGNVVILTGDPVTAVFGRVGGAKEIFAKYPGIKILSEDQNGKGQRDVSLDLMSNILTAYDDIDAVFAINDPSAIGAVLAIKQAGRESEMFVVGVDGSADAIAEMKKPNSIFAATPAQTPRKMAMEATRLGFEIMKGNPPPEKEILYPVMLITKDNMDSYTPW; translated from the coding sequence ATGATGAGAAAATTGTTGGCAGTTCTATTGGTAGCTACTCTGCTTACTACAGGACTCATTGCTCAAGGAGCCGCTGAGAAAAGTGGTGAAGTAACTCTAGACAAGGTCGGAGTAACCATGCAAACCTTGGCAAACCCGTTTTTTGTAGAGATGGTTAAAGGAGTTGAACAGGCAGCAAAAGAAATTAATCCTGATTGTGATGTTATTTCTCTTTCGGGTGATAATGACCTTGGTAAACAAACGACCCAGATTGATGATCTCATCTCCGCGGGAGTTGACTTGATTGTTCTGAATGCAGTTAACCATGAAGGTATTGGACCTGCCGTAAAACGAGCCAAAGAAGCTGGAATTGTTGTAGTAGCCGCTGATGTTGGCGCGGTTGGTGCAGATTTTGTTATTCAGTCTGATAACTGGCAGGCCGGTCGTCAAGCTGGACAATACATTGCAGATCGTCTGAATGGCGAAGGTAATGTAGTTATTCTCACCGGTGATCCTGTTACTGCAGTCTTTGGAAGAGTAGGTGGTGCAAAAGAAATTTTTGCCAAGTATCCTGGAATCAAGATTTTGTCAGAAGATCAGAATGGTAAAGGGCAGAGAGATGTTAGTCTTGACCTAATGTCAAATATCCTCACCGCTTACGATGACATTGATGCAGTATTTGCGATTAATGATCCTTCAGCTATCGGTGCAGTTCTTGCAATTAAGCAGGCTGGACGTGAGAGTGAAATGTTTGTAGTAGGTGTTGATGGTTCAGCAGATGCAATTGCTGAAATGAAGAAACCTAATTCAATCTTTGCAGCCACTCCTGCTCAGACTCCAAGAAAAATGGCTATGGAAGCAACCAGACTTGGATTCGAGATTATGAAGGGAAATCCTCCACCTGAGAAAGAGATACTTTATCCTGTAATGCTTATCACAAAGGATAACATGGATTCTTATACTCCATGGTAG
- a CDS encoding sugar ABC transporter ATP-binding protein, translating into MGVILEVHNVSKTFPGCKALDDVSIHLNEGELLSVVGENGAGKSTLMKILAGVYTSDSGEIVLNGETVKIKIPRDALDLGISLIQQELSVAPNITVAENLFMGREPLKHGFFVDRKKLMDESDKILDMVNAPFRARQYPRNFSIAEQQLMEIAKAVGQNSRILIMDEPTASLSENEMETLFRLIKKLKQQHISIIFISHRLKEVVEISDRVVVLRDGTLVATLDKHEINEKDIVTHMVGRTLSDYYGEANTDVSDEVIYSVHNLADEKFIHDVSFDLRRGEILALTGLVGSGRTEIAQMLFGIDKRRSGDFYKSGKRIKIENPIDAIKNRIGFLSEDRKGSGLFLDMSAADNISFNVMQQISNHGFLGSDSASKFSEQFIKSLRIRLSSPKVKALSLSGGNQQKLLLSRWLSIKPEVLILDEPTRGVDVGAKSEIYKIIFDLVADGKTSIIFISSELPEVIWLASRVLIVRDGTIVGEIKNKNEITQDHVMQYATGVKDPDYTFTENKTLVE; encoded by the coding sequence TTGGGTGTCATATTAGAAGTGCATAATGTTTCCAAGACATTTCCAGGCTGTAAAGCTTTAGATGATGTTTCAATCCATTTGAATGAAGGTGAGTTGCTTTCGGTGGTTGGGGAAAATGGAGCAGGTAAAAGCACACTGATGAAAATTCTTGCTGGAGTATACACGAGTGACTCTGGAGAAATTGTTCTCAATGGTGAGACTGTAAAGATAAAAATACCGAGAGATGCCTTAGACCTCGGTATTAGTTTAATACAACAGGAACTATCAGTAGCTCCCAATATTACTGTAGCTGAAAATTTATTTATGGGCAGGGAACCGCTAAAGCATGGATTTTTTGTTGATCGCAAAAAATTGATGGATGAGAGTGATAAAATTCTTGATATGGTAAACGCTCCATTCAGAGCAAGGCAGTATCCACGAAATTTTAGTATCGCTGAACAACAACTAATGGAAATTGCAAAGGCAGTAGGCCAGAATAGTAGAATTTTGATTATGGATGAGCCTACCGCGTCACTTAGTGAAAATGAAATGGAAACATTGTTTCGACTTATAAAGAAACTAAAGCAGCAACATATTTCCATCATTTTCATTAGTCATCGCTTGAAGGAAGTAGTTGAGATTTCTGATCGTGTGGTTGTCCTACGAGATGGTACGCTCGTTGCAACACTTGATAAACACGAAATTAATGAGAAAGATATCGTAACACATATGGTTGGTAGAACTCTCTCTGACTATTACGGTGAAGCAAATACTGATGTCAGTGATGAAGTTATATATTCAGTACACAATTTAGCGGATGAGAAATTCATTCATGATGTTTCTTTTGACCTTAGGAGAGGGGAGATTCTTGCACTTACTGGATTGGTTGGATCTGGTAGGACAGAGATTGCTCAAATGCTTTTTGGCATCGATAAGCGAAGAAGTGGGGATTTCTATAAATCCGGGAAAAGAATAAAAATTGAAAATCCCATTGATGCAATTAAAAATAGGATAGGCTTTCTCTCCGAAGACAGGAAGGGGTCTGGTTTGTTTTTAGATATGTCTGCAGCAGATAATATTAGCTTTAATGTGATGCAACAAATTTCAAATCATGGTTTTCTGGGTAGTGATAGTGCATCCAAGTTTTCCGAACAGTTTATTAAATCTTTGAGAATACGATTGTCTTCTCCAAAAGTGAAAGCGTTATCACTATCTGGAGGAAACCAGCAAAAGTTGCTTCTGTCAAGATGGCTTTCAATTAAACCTGAGGTGCTCATCCTTGATGAGCCTACGAGAGGTGTAGATGTAGGGGCAAAAAGTGAAATCTACAAAATTATTTTCGATTTAGTAGCTGACGGAAAGACTTCTATTATCTTCATCTCAAGTGAGTTGCCAGAAGTGATTTGGTTGGCAAGCAGAGTTTTAATAGTGCGTGACGGAACGATCGTTGGAGAGATTAAAAATAAAAATGAAATTACACAAGATCATGTCATGCAATATGCTACAGGAGTTAAAGACCCTGATTATACATTTACTGAGAACAAGACACTAGTTGAATAA
- a CDS encoding ribose ABC transporter permease, whose protein sequence is MTTKDKKLFIKFDLQKFGVLPVLILFCIMFALLEPKFISVNNITNIFRQSAVNIIIASGMTMVILTGGIDLSVGSILAVSAVVALRVSLTPFSYLAIPIALLTGLAAGLFNGFLVSYFKMPPFIATLGMMTSLRGAAYLLADGTTVINNDLSFAWVGNNNIGIVPWQVFFAIIVIGLSWVLLRRTVLGTRIYAVGGNEKAAVFSGISVATIILFVHGISGLFSGLAGVVMGARLYSASGLLGVSYELDAIAAVILGGTSFNGGIGGVAGTLVGALIISVLNNGLIIIGVPYFWQQVIKGIVIIVAVIIDIYRQRVKVK, encoded by the coding sequence ATGACGACTAAAGATAAAAAACTATTCATTAAATTTGACTTGCAGAAGTTTGGGGTATTGCCGGTTCTAATCCTTTTTTGCATTATGTTTGCCTTATTAGAACCAAAGTTTATATCAGTAAACAATATCACCAATATTTTTAGACAATCAGCAGTAAATATAATCATTGCATCCGGTATGACGATGGTGATTCTAACAGGAGGTATTGATCTTTCCGTTGGATCCATTTTAGCGGTGTCTGCGGTTGTTGCATTACGTGTATCACTCACTCCTTTTTCCTATTTAGCTATTCCAATAGCTCTTTTAACCGGGTTGGCTGCTGGATTATTCAATGGATTTTTGGTGTCTTACTTCAAGATGCCTCCCTTTATTGCAACATTGGGAATGATGACATCATTGCGTGGCGCGGCTTACCTGTTAGCTGACGGAACTACTGTCATCAACAATGATCTAAGCTTTGCATGGGTTGGAAATAACAATATAGGTATTGTTCCCTGGCAAGTGTTTTTTGCAATAATAGTAATTGGGTTATCATGGGTGTTGCTACGTAGAACGGTTTTGGGTACTCGGATCTATGCTGTTGGAGGAAATGAAAAGGCTGCAGTCTTTTCAGGTATTTCCGTGGCCACAATAATACTGTTTGTGCATGGCATTAGCGGCCTTTTCAGTGGTTTAGCTGGTGTAGTAATGGGTGCAAGGCTCTACAGTGCAAGCGGATTGCTTGGAGTATCTTATGAACTTGATGCTATTGCTGCAGTTATACTCGGTGGAACCAGTTTTAATGGAGGAATTGGTGGCGTTGCAGGTACATTAGTTGGGGCTCTGATAATTTCGGTTTTAAATAATGGTTTAATCATCATTGGTGTTCCATATTTTTGGCAGCAGGTTATTAAGGGTATTGTAATAATTGTAGCAGTAATCATTGATATATACCGACAACGTGTAAAAGTGAAATGA
- a CDS encoding carbohydrate kinase family protein, whose protein sequence is MNKNYDIICAGVACLDIIVSGNVSPNVFEVDSTAVGSILLHSGGDASNQAVTASSLGLHTGLISCVGDDWKGKQLLSLLQAKAVNTNLVETLPGEDSVASIVLVGDDGSRNFMFDRGCGERYLPSSTIMNAVKSTKLLSIGSFFVLPRFDHEGVQVLLEIAKEAGVITVADMTCDTLKEGFSYIGNYLSLIDYLMPSYEEAREITGLVEPYMICQRFREYGVHNIVIKMGAKGCYISTPEGDRMIDALKGTKVIDTTGCGDTFVAAFCYGLLNGKTVDESAIFAHGAAAINASHLGASGHIRSAQEVESLITRTIIT, encoded by the coding sequence ATGAATAAGAATTATGACATAATTTGTGCTGGAGTTGCTTGCCTAGATATTATTGTGTCAGGAAATGTAAGTCCGAATGTCTTTGAGGTTGATAGTACAGCGGTTGGAAGTATTCTTTTACATTCAGGTGGTGATGCTTCTAATCAAGCGGTAACTGCATCCTCTTTGGGATTGCATACAGGACTCATTTCTTGTGTTGGTGATGATTGGAAAGGTAAACAACTTCTATCTCTTCTGCAGGCAAAAGCAGTAAATACCAATTTGGTGGAAACCTTGCCTGGTGAAGACAGCGTTGCATCTATTGTGCTTGTTGGGGATGATGGATCAAGAAACTTCATGTTCGATAGAGGCTGTGGTGAAAGATATTTACCTTCCTCAACAATAATGAATGCGGTTAAATCAACTAAATTGCTCTCTATTGGTAGTTTTTTTGTTTTACCCCGTTTTGATCATGAAGGAGTGCAAGTACTTCTGGAAATTGCAAAAGAAGCAGGAGTGATTACAGTAGCTGACATGACCTGCGACACATTAAAAGAGGGGTTTTCCTACATAGGCAATTATCTTTCCTTAATTGATTATCTGATGCCGAGTTATGAAGAAGCGCGAGAGATTACTGGATTGGTAGAACCCTATATGATTTGTCAACGTTTTCGGGAATATGGTGTACATAACATAGTAATAAAAATGGGAGCAAAAGGTTGTTATATTTCGACACCGGAAGGTGATCGGATGATTGATGCCCTAAAGGGAACAAAGGTCATTGACACTACTGGTTGTGGAGATACGTTTGTAGCAGCTTTTTGTTATGGATTGCTCAATGGAAAAACTGTTGACGAAAGTGCAATTTTTGCACATGGCGCAGCAGCAATAAATGCTTCTCATCTTGGGGCTTCAGGGCATATCCGTTCAGCACAGGAAGTAGAATCATTAATTACGCGGACTATCATCACATAA